A portion of the Lolium rigidum isolate FL_2022 chromosome 1, APGP_CSIRO_Lrig_0.1, whole genome shotgun sequence genome contains these proteins:
- the LOC124685218 gene encoding serine/threonine-protein kinase RIPK-like, which yields MGCRRCVLACFGYYEDDEEAADARPSPVGATGRKRRTVMNLRSLSLEDLSRTLETTSLHAFTLDELKAVTRNFSTTNFLGEGGFGPVYKGSIDGKLRPGLAAQQVAVKYLDLDSDGVQGHREWLAEVVYLGMLSNPHLVKLLGFCNQDDHRMLVYEYMPRGSLENHLFKNVLASLPWSTRLKIAVGAAKGLAFLHEADTPVIYRDFKASNILLDSDYTAKLSDFGLAKEGPKGDDTHVTTRVMGTHGYAAPEYIMTGHLTAKSDVYSFGVVLLELLTGRRSVDKNRRGREQNLVDWARPYLRRADDRLHRIMDPGMESQYSTRAARGAAAVAHSCLQSVPKARPRMRDVVEALEPLLAQDDDVPMGPFVFTVGGGAAESAPAAAATNGAGDDEPAATQGKWHVKSAVHAESPLPLRKGDCWVTSAAKRPESPPGVI from the exons ATGGGGTGCAGGAGGTGCGTCCTGGCGTGCTTCGGGTactacgaggacgacgaggaggcggcggacgcgcgGCCGTCGCCGGTGGGTGCGACGGGGAGGAAGCGGCGGACGGTGATGAACCTCCGGTCTCTGTCGCTGGAGGACCTGTCGCGGACGCTGGAGACCACGAGCCTGCACGCCTTCACCCTGGACGAGCTCAAGGCCGTGACCAGGAACTTCTCCACCACCAACTTCCTCGGCGAGGGCGGCTTCGGCCCCGTCTACAAGGGCTCCATCGACGGCAAGCTCCGCCCGGGCCTCGCCGCGCAGCAGGTCGCCGTCAAGTACCTCGACCTCGACAGCGACGGCGTGCAGGGACACCGCGAGTGGCTG GCTGAGGTGGTGTATTTGGGGATGCTGAGCAACCCGCACCTGGTGAAGCTGCTGGGGTTCTGCAACCAGGACGACCACCGGATGCTCGTCTACGAGTACATGCCCAGGGGCAGCCTCGAGAACCACCTCTTCAAGA ATGTCCTCGCTTCGCTGCCATGGTCGACGCGGCTCAAGATTGCCGTCGGCGCCGCCAAGGGGCTGGCGTTCCTGCACGAGGCGGACACGCCGGTGATCTACCGCGACTTCAAGGCCTCCAACATCCTGCTCGACTCG GATTACACGGCGAAGCTGTCGGACTTCGGGCTGGCGAAGGAGGGACCCAAGGGGGACGACACGCACGTGACGACGCGGGTGATGGGCACGCACGGCTACGCGGCGCCGGAGTACATCATGACGGGCCACCTCACGGCGAAGAGCGACGTGTACAGCTTCGGCGTCGTGCTCCTGGAGCTGCTCACGGGCCGGCGCTCCGTCGACAAGAACCGGCGCGGCCGGGAGCAGAACCTCGTGGACTGGGCgcgcccctacctccgccgcgccgACGACAGGCTGCACCGCATCATGGACCCCGGCATGGAGTCGCAGTACTCGACGCGCGCCGCGCGGggggccgccgccgtcgcgcactCCTGCCTGCAGAGCGTGCCCAAGGCGCGCCCGCGCATGCGCGACGTCGTGGAGGCGCTCGAGCCACTGCTCGCGCAAGATGACGACGTGCCCATGGGCCCCTTCGTGttcaccgtcggcggcggcgccgcagAGTCCGCGCCCGCGGCGGCAGCAACGAACGGCGCCGGGGATGACGAGCCAGCGGCCACGCAGGGCAAATGGCACGTGAAGTCGGCCGTGCACGCCGAGAGTCCGCTGCCGCTGCGGAAGGGAGACTGCTGGGTCACCAGCGCGGCGAAGCGGCCAGAGAGCCCACCAGGCGTCATCTGA
- the LOC124706764 gene encoding uncharacterized protein LOC124706764 has product MALRILNLTTSSSGCERNWSVFEQVDAKRRNKLDIRCRDDLVYIQFNGRMMVKRKRFESSCDVLLGEDAYMAQDWICEGAYKDEEVDPILRLPYSNSDDALGGSEAMKPRRSARVRELHEVEEFVSDEGEEQLVFNEDEIEFESDDDDGVLETKDNEDEEEPIESWILGL; this is encoded by the exons ATGGCTTTAAGGATACTCAACTTGACCACAAGTTCATCCGGATGTGAAAGAAATTGGAGTGTTTTTGAACAA GTAGATGCAAAGAGGAGAAATAAACTAGATATCCGCTGTAGAGATGATCTAGTTTATATTCAATTCAATGGAAGAATGATGGTCAAGAGAAAGAGGTTTGAGTCGTCTTGTGATGTTCTCCTTGGTGAAGATGCTTACATGGCACAAGATTGGATATGTGAAGGAGCTTACAAAGATGAGGAGGTTGATCCAATTTTGAGGCTTCCATACTCCAATAGTGATGATGCACTGGGAGGTAGCGAAGCTATGAAACCTCGTAGAAGTGCAAGAGTGAGAGAACTCCATGAGGTGGAAGAGTTTGTTTCCGATGAAGGGGAAGAACAATTGGTTTTCAATGAGGATGAGATAGAGTttgagtccgatgatgatgatggggTGCTAGAGACCAAGGacaatgaagatgaggaggagccgATTGAGTCTTGGATCTTGGGCCTTTAA